The proteins below come from a single Myxosarcina sp. GI1 genomic window:
- a CDS encoding SIMPL domain-containing protein yields MNRLALPYRRFGFTLVLLSLLNLVSVEPALTKEKLMRTLTVTGEGMEKISTTLTQVELGVEIKGKTAIEVQQELAKRTSAVVDLLESSKVEQLQTTGIQLQPNYDYSNNRQNLIGYIGTNTVSFRLETERAGNLLDEAVEAGATRIDRVSFTATDTAISEAQKEALRQATIDARSQAEAVLETLNFSPEEIVSIQINGANVPEPKLIQAERLMSADAAEPSTPVIGGEQTVRASVTLQISY; encoded by the coding sequence ATGAATAGACTTGCTTTACCCTATCGGCGTTTTGGCTTTACGCTGGTTCTTTTAAGTTTGCTCAATTTAGTTTCAGTCGAACCAGCTTTGACCAAAGAAAAACTCATGCGAACGCTAACAGTAACGGGAGAGGGAATGGAGAAAATTTCTACAACTTTAACCCAAGTAGAATTAGGCGTAGAAATTAAAGGTAAAACAGCTATCGAAGTTCAACAGGAACTTGCCAAACGTACCTCGGCAGTAGTAGATTTGCTGGAGTCTTCTAAAGTAGAACAGTTACAAACTACTGGTATACAGCTACAGCCAAATTATGATTACAGTAACAATCGACAAAATTTAATCGGATATATCGGTACCAATACAGTCAGTTTTCGCTTGGAAACAGAGCGAGCAGGTAATTTATTAGATGAAGCGGTGGAAGCAGGTGCTACTCGTATCGATCGCGTAAGTTTTACCGCAACTGACACAGCCATTTCTGAGGCACAAAAAGAGGCTTTGCGTCAGGCAACTATTGATGCGCGATCGCAAGCAGAGGCGGTTTTAGAAACTCTTAATTTTAGTCCTGAAGAGATCGTCAGCATTCAAATTAATGGTGCTAATGTTCCCGAACCAAAGCTTATCCAAGCAGAAAGACTAATGAGTGCAGATGCAGCCGAACCTAGTACCCCTGTAATCGGTGGAGAACAAACCGTACGCGCTTCTGTCACCCTACAGATTAGCTATTAA
- a CDS encoding homoserine dehydrogenase: MAFKIGLLGLGTVGTGTAEILLDTSGRNTLLNEIKIERVGVRSLDKPREVELPAGTLTTDLETLVTNPEIDIVVELLGGLEPARSLILKAIANGKHIVTANKAVIARHGDEIYTAANKAGVYVLIEAAVGGGIPIIKPLKQSLGVNRIQSLIGIVNGTTNYILTQMSALGVDFQEVLAEAQQLGYAEADPTADVDGLDAADKIAILASIAFGGRINREDILCEGIREINATDINYANNLGFVIKLLAIAKTNLEPDPSLQVRVHPTLVPKTHPLANVNEVYNAVLVQGEPLGQVMFFGPGAGKGATASAVASDIINIVGILKSNGNTKTLDPLLSLTHSDFCKLTPTEAIETRFYARFLCRDVPGVIGHLGTCFGKHNVSLESVVQIGFRNKLAEIVVVTHDVIEGDFRQALAEIKNSDTIDSIPSILRVL, encoded by the coding sequence GTGGCTTTCAAGATTGGCTTACTAGGATTGGGAACCGTTGGTACGGGTACGGCTGAAATTTTATTAGATACTTCAGGGCGCAATACGCTGTTAAATGAGATTAAAATCGAGCGGGTAGGTGTGCGATCGCTCGATAAACCCCGAGAGGTTGAATTGCCAGCGGGAACTTTGACTACAGATTTAGAAACCCTCGTTACCAATCCTGAAATTGATATTGTTGTAGAGTTGCTTGGAGGATTAGAACCAGCGCGATCGCTAATTCTTAAAGCTATTGCTAATGGCAAACACATCGTTACTGCCAATAAAGCCGTAATCGCTCGTCATGGAGATGAAATCTATACCGCAGCCAATAAAGCTGGGGTATACGTATTAATTGAAGCGGCGGTAGGGGGTGGAATTCCCATAATTAAACCACTCAAGCAATCTTTGGGGGTTAATCGCATTCAAAGCCTCATCGGTATTGTCAACGGCACTACTAACTATATCCTGACTCAAATGTCAGCATTAGGCGTAGATTTTCAAGAAGTACTAGCTGAAGCACAACAATTAGGTTATGCAGAAGCCGATCCTACTGCCGATGTCGATGGTTTGGATGCTGCCGATAAAATTGCCATTTTAGCTTCGATCGCTTTTGGAGGCAGAATCAATCGAGAAGATATTCTTTGTGAGGGTATTCGGGAAATAAACGCCACCGATATTAATTATGCTAACAATTTAGGTTTTGTTATCAAGCTGTTAGCGATCGCCAAAACCAATTTAGAACCCGATCCTTCTTTACAAGTAAGAGTTCATCCTACCTTAGTACCTAAGACTCATCCTCTGGCTAACGTCAACGAAGTTTATAACGCAGTTTTAGTACAGGGAGAACCTTTAGGACAGGTAATGTTTTTTGGTCCTGGTGCGGGTAAAGGTGCTACTGCCAGTGCTGTAGCGTCAGATATTATTAATATTGTCGGCATTCTCAAAAGTAATGGCAATACTAAAACTCTCGATCCGCTTCTGAGTCTTACTCATAGCGATTTTTGCAAGCTAACTCCCACTGAAGCGATCGAAACTCGTTTTTATGCTCGTTTTCTCTGTCGAGATGTTCCTGGAGTTATCGGACATTTGGGTACTTGCTTTGGCAAACACAACGTCAGCTTAGAATCGGTGGTGCAAATTGGCTTCCGCAATAAACTAGCCGAAATTGTCGTAGTTACTCACGATGTAATAGAAGGGGATTTTCGCCAAGCATTAGCTGAGATTAAAAATAGCGACACGATTGACAGTATCCCTAGTATTTTGCGAGTCCTATAG
- the cobJ gene encoding precorrin-3B C(17)-methyltransferase gives MLNSSFEPFQPLAAIATNQTAARILQPLCQTTEATLWLPESVEKTQNAQYYHSSLKKHLTSIWTSHKAIVFCLAAGAVVRLIAPLLADKQNDPAIVVIDSLGRYVISLCGGHQGGADLLTQLIADTIGAVPVVTGAASSCKLPAIDTLGVPYGWRKGEGDWTGVMAAAARGETVQVIQEVGNTLWQEHLPEQHSFSFDFSEIKPQARIWISLTQRKFAPKSDFPKVQWHPRVLWVGIGCERGTSRQLIETAINTTCQKYHLAKDAIAGIASIDIKSDETGILELCGNLSLPFKTFTAEQLRQVTVPTPSNVVANEVGTPSVAEAAAILAANNQELLVTKQIFKGDNEPGAVTVAIAQAELEYTGRTGKLFLVGIGPGSLDQITPAAKTAITSADAIIGYSLYTELIEPLQRVGQIIESLPITQEKQRARRAIELAQWGLTVAVISSGDCGIYGMAGLVLEALQADNWDGKTPQVQIFPGISALQAAASRAGAPLMHDFCAISLSDLLTPWEVITKRLQAAAQGDFIVAIYNPRSQKRTQQIITAREIFLQHRPSNTPVAIVREAYRDNEQVTLTTLEKMLEAPIDMLTTVIIGNNNTRNYANWMITPRGYSVNV, from the coding sequence TTGTTAAATTCTAGTTTTGAACCATTTCAACCACTTGCAGCGATCGCTACCAATCAAACAGCCGCTCGAATTCTGCAACCTTTGTGTCAAACTACGGAAGCAACTTTATGGCTACCCGAATCTGTAGAAAAGACACAAAATGCCCAATATTACCATTCAAGTCTTAAAAAACATCTTACTTCAATTTGGACATCTCACAAAGCAATTGTTTTTTGTCTGGCTGCTGGTGCGGTAGTGCGCTTAATTGCTCCATTATTAGCAGACAAACAAAACGATCCTGCAATAGTAGTTATCGATAGCTTGGGGCGTTATGTTATAAGTCTATGTGGCGGACATCAAGGCGGTGCAGACTTACTGACCCAACTGATTGCCGATACTATCGGAGCGGTACCAGTAGTTACGGGAGCGGCTAGCAGTTGCAAATTACCCGCGATCGATACTCTAGGTGTTCCTTACGGTTGGCGTAAAGGTGAGGGAGACTGGACGGGAGTAATGGCAGCAGCAGCCAGAGGCGAAACCGTACAGGTAATTCAAGAAGTGGGTAATACACTATGGCAAGAACATCTCCCAGAGCAACATTCGTTTAGTTTTGACTTTTCTGAAATTAAGCCTCAGGCTCGTATTTGGATAAGTCTTACCCAAAGAAAATTTGCCCCTAAGTCTGATTTTCCCAAAGTACAGTGGCATCCTAGAGTCTTGTGGGTAGGTATTGGTTGCGAGAGAGGTACTTCTAGGCAATTAATAGAAACGGCTATTAATACCACTTGTCAGAAATATCATCTAGCTAAAGACGCGATCGCGGGAATTGCCAGTATCGATATTAAATCCGACGAAACGGGAATTTTAGAACTATGTGGCAATCTTTCCCTGCCGTTTAAAACTTTTACTGCCGAACAGTTACGTCAGGTGACAGTACCTACACCTTCTAATGTTGTGGCTAATGAAGTTGGTACGCCAAGCGTTGCCGAAGCTGCTGCTATCTTGGCAGCTAATAACCAAGAATTGCTAGTTACCAAACAGATATTTAAAGGCGATAACGAACCTGGAGCGGTTACTGTAGCGATCGCGCAAGCCGAGCTAGAATATACGGGACGTACTGGCAAACTGTTTTTAGTCGGTATTGGTCCTGGTAGTTTAGATCAAATTACGCCTGCGGCAAAAACTGCGATTACCTCTGCCGATGCAATTATCGGTTACTCTCTCTATACCGAATTAATTGAACCCTTACAGCGTGTAGGACAAATTATTGAATCTTTACCCATTACTCAAGAAAAACAAAGAGCGCGACGAGCTATAGAACTAGCGCAGTGGGGTTTAACTGTTGCCGTGATTTCTTCTGGTGACTGTGGTATCTACGGTATGGCAGGTTTGGTGTTAGAAGCTTTACAAGCCGATAACTGGGATGGTAAAACCCCTCAAGTACAAATATTTCCTGGTATTTCCGCTTTACAAGCGGCAGCATCTAGAGCGGGCGCACCTTTAATGCACGATTTTTGTGCTATCAGTCTCAGTGACTTATTGACTCCTTGGGAAGTAATTACCAAACGTCTGCAAGCCGCAGCGCAGGGAGACTTTATTGTGGCAATTTATAACCCGCGATCGCAAAAACGCACCCAGCAAATTATTACCGCACGGGAAATATTTTTACAGCATCGTCCGTCAAATACCCCTGTGGCGATCGTTCGAGAGGCTTATCGAGATAACGAACAAGTTACTTTGACTACATTAGAAAAAATGTTAGAAGCTCCGATAGATATGCTAACCACAGTAATTATCGGCAATAACAATACT